A window of the Caldalkalibacillus salinus genome harbors these coding sequences:
- the metA gene encoding homoserine O-acetyltransferase MetA yields MPINIPNTLPAKDILRKENIFVMEESRAVTQDIRPLNIVILNLMPEKIKTETQLLRLLSNNPIQINFTLLRPGTHQSKTTSQAHLEQFYHTFSDIKQNKYDGMIITGAPIERLAFEEVTYWEELTEIMSWGLDHVTSTLHICWGAQAGMYYHYGIPKVERKQKLSGVFEHRVLKPTVELLRGFDDTFTAPHSRFTENLREDIEQAEGLDLLAQSDEAGVYLAASQDGKHIFLTGHPEYDCLTLHNEYVRDIKKGDNVQMPVHYYPDDDVNQKPAYTWRAHSHLLFMNWLNYYVYQQTPFHWR; encoded by the coding sequence ATGCCGATTAATATACCTAATACTTTACCTGCCAAAGATATTTTAAGAAAAGAAAACATCTTTGTTATGGAAGAAAGCCGTGCCGTGACACAGGATATCCGACCATTAAACATTGTCATCCTTAATCTGATGCCTGAGAAAATCAAAACTGAAACGCAACTCCTACGCTTGCTTAGTAATAATCCCATACAGATTAATTTCACGTTATTAAGACCTGGGACTCACCAATCTAAAACGACGTCACAAGCTCATCTGGAACAGTTTTACCATACGTTCAGCGATATTAAGCAGAATAAATATGATGGCATGATTATCACCGGTGCACCGATCGAACGCCTCGCTTTTGAAGAGGTCACGTACTGGGAAGAGCTCACGGAGATTATGTCATGGGGTTTAGATCACGTGACGTCAACGTTACATATATGCTGGGGCGCCCAAGCCGGCATGTACTATCATTATGGTATTCCTAAAGTCGAAAGGAAGCAAAAATTATCCGGGGTGTTCGAACATCGTGTGTTAAAACCGACTGTAGAGTTGCTAAGAGGGTTTGATGACACGTTTACTGCGCCTCATTCCCGTTTTACAGAAAATCTGAGAGAGGACATTGAGCAAGCAGAGGGACTAGACTTACTGGCACAATCGGATGAAGCTGGTGTTTACCTAGCCGCAAGTCAAGACGGTAAGCATATCTTTCTAACCGGTCATCCTGAATATGACTGCCTCACGTTACACAATGAGTATGTCCGAGACATCAAAAAAGGAGACAACGTTCAAATGCCCGTTCATTATTATCCCGATGATGACGTGAACCAAAAACCCGCGTATACTTGGCGCGCTCATTCACATCTCCTGTTCATGAATTGGCTCAATTATTATGTCTATCAACAAACCCCCTTCCATTGGAGATAA
- a CDS encoding fluoride efflux transporter FluC, with protein sequence MNSKVLIGVGTGGAVGALLRYMISNMFMESVMFYSTLLVNLLGSLILGGLTGFVLARQMQEWLKASIGVGFCGGFTTMSTFALDVVALTQQTVILGMIYVVLSIFGGIACALMGLILGEWIGHNRAPKDARTE encoded by the coding sequence TTGAATAGCAAAGTCTTGATCGGTGTAGGGACTGGAGGAGCAGTGGGCGCCCTATTGCGTTATATGATCTCTAACATGTTTATGGAGTCTGTCATGTTCTATAGTACACTCCTCGTTAATCTTCTGGGAAGTTTAATCCTCGGTGGCCTAACAGGTTTTGTGCTAGCAAGACAGATGCAAGAGTGGCTGAAAGCGAGTATCGGCGTCGGTTTTTGTGGCGGCTTTACGACCATGTCCACCTTCGCTTTGGACGTTGTCGCGTTGACACAACAGACAGTGATCCTGGGGATGATCTATGTGGTCCTTTCTATTTTTGGTGGGATCGCCTGTGCCCTTATGGGTCTGATCCTGGGTGAGTGGATTGGCCATAACCGAGCCCCCAAGGACGCTCGAACGGAGTGA
- the crcB gene encoding fluoride efflux transporter CrcB, whose translation MMVMIGGALGAIARYTLGLMWMKSFQHAPIPTAMIAVNVFGSLVLGGFVGIISPLDTLSDERMIYALFGIGFLGAFTTFSTFSVEALTLWRRRRRVVFLIYVTLSVGGSVVAFLTAYYLGLMI comes from the coding sequence ATGATGGTTATGATCGGCGGTGCCTTGGGGGCCATAGCACGCTACACGCTAGGTCTGATGTGGATGAAGTCCTTTCAACATGCACCCATTCCCACAGCAATGATTGCCGTGAATGTGTTCGGGTCATTGGTGCTAGGGGGTTTTGTTGGTATCATATCTCCACTAGACACGCTTAGCGATGAAAGGATGATTTATGCCCTGTTTGGTATTGGCTTTTTAGGGGCATTCACGACGTTTTCAACCTTTAGTGTCGAAGCCCTTACGTTGTGGCGGCGACGTCGTCGTGTTGTTTTTTTAATATATGTGACGTTGAGTGTCGGCGGAAGTGTCGTCGCTTTCTTAACAGCTTATTACTTGGGACTCATGATTTAA
- the mgtE gene encoding magnesium transporter, with amino-acid sequence MSTHEPNDTSVRDRLQAALVRGDIESFRQAFLHMHPTDQMDNLSRFPSELRQKVYYYLSPSEFADIFQEYHRKKQKSLIVELDDHYTLDVIDHMQTDDVVDFLSELSKEKRRFFLKRMDDATAQEVSTLLTYPEETAGAMMTTEFISISVEDKVERVLHRLRQEGPDAETIYYLYVTDQHKRLVGVVSLRELMTSPLHTQIQEMMKTKVIAVDVRKDQEEVAQLIQKYDLLAVPVIAHGRLVGIVTVDDVIDVIEEETTEDFEEISAAKGAVNLENGAWDSSKKRLPWLILLLFIGLITATIVKSFEETLERAVLLAMFIPMIADMAGNTGTQSLAVVVRGLALGKLNKETKVRLLKREAFTGVILGLVCGFVIMIISQVVTEGEPLIGFVIGLSLFFILVIATLAGAVVPLIINKFNIDPAVASGPFITTINDILGLLIYFYIATLLLGHLME; translated from the coding sequence ATGAGTACTCACGAGCCTAATGACACGTCCGTTAGAGATAGATTACAAGCAGCATTAGTCCGAGGAGATATTGAATCATTTCGGCAAGCGTTTCTACATATGCATCCCACTGACCAGATGGACAACCTGTCTCGCTTTCCTTCTGAACTAAGGCAAAAGGTGTACTATTATTTATCGCCATCTGAATTTGCAGACATCTTTCAAGAGTACCATCGTAAGAAACAGAAAAGTCTCATCGTGGAGTTAGATGACCATTACACACTCGATGTGATAGACCATATGCAAACGGATGATGTGGTTGATTTTCTATCTGAATTATCGAAGGAAAAGCGTCGATTTTTTCTAAAACGGATGGATGATGCCACAGCGCAGGAAGTCAGCACGTTGCTCACTTACCCTGAAGAGACGGCTGGGGCCATGATGACCACCGAATTCATCTCGATATCTGTAGAGGATAAGGTTGAAAGAGTGTTACACCGGCTACGCCAAGAGGGACCGGATGCGGAAACGATCTATTATCTGTACGTGACAGATCAACACAAGCGTTTAGTAGGTGTGGTGTCCCTAAGGGAACTTATGACGTCCCCTCTGCACACGCAGATACAGGAAATGATGAAAACAAAAGTGATTGCCGTTGATGTGCGAAAAGATCAAGAGGAAGTGGCTCAGCTTATCCAAAAGTATGATTTGTTAGCTGTGCCCGTTATTGCACATGGGCGCCTGGTGGGCATCGTTACCGTTGATGATGTCATCGATGTGATCGAAGAAGAAACGACAGAAGACTTCGAGGAAATATCAGCAGCCAAGGGGGCTGTCAATTTAGAAAACGGAGCGTGGGACTCGTCTAAAAAACGACTTCCATGGCTCATTCTATTACTTTTTATTGGGCTGATCACGGCCACGATAGTGAAGAGCTTTGAAGAAACGTTAGAGCGTGCGGTACTGTTGGCCATGTTTATTCCTATGATTGCTGACATGGCAGGGAATACGGGTACACAATCCCTGGCGGTCGTTGTCAGAGGGTTAGCATTAGGCAAACTAAATAAGGAAACCAAAGTGCGCTTGCTTAAAAGAGAAGCGTTCACGGGAGTCATATTGGGGCTTGTGTGCGGTTTCGTCATCATGATTATATCTCAGGTCGTCACAGAAGGGGAGCCGCTAATAGGCTTTGTTATCGGTCTTTCCCTATTTTTCATACTGGTTATCGCCACACTCGCAGGAGCCGTCGTTCCCCTTATCATCAATAAATTTAACATTGACCCTGCTGTGGCTTCAGGTCCGTTTATTACAACAATCAATGATATCTTGGGACTACTCATTTACTTTTATATCGCCACACTTTTACTCGGTCACCTGATGGAGTAA
- a CDS encoding M42 family metallopeptidase has translation MDQDLQLMKLLTETQGPPGFEERIYRVFQQEMTPYADDVIKDNLGSIVAKVGQQGPKIMMIGHLDEVGFMVSRITDHGFLRLKPLGGWWGHVMLSQRVHVLTSKGDLIGIIGSKPPHALSIEERKEVVKIEHMFVDIGAGSREEAEEMGVQVGDPITTICPFEVMGNPKHLLSRTWDNRAGCYVAIKVLQRLKAEQDALPNQVFAGASVQEEVGLRGAGTLTHKVNPDIGFALDVGVAGDTPGMKEKDSNTKLGDGPLIGFLDRSMIPHRPLRDFVVDIAKSNDIPYQIEIMEGGGTDAGRIHTTLEGVPSLVVSVPSRYIHSHVSVVHRDDLDHAVELLVQVAKQLDATAVEKIKGL, from the coding sequence ATGGATCAAGATTTACAATTAATGAAATTGCTAACGGAGACCCAGGGACCACCTGGCTTTGAAGAGCGCATATATCGTGTATTCCAACAAGAAATGACCCCTTACGCCGATGATGTTATCAAAGATAACCTAGGAAGTATTGTGGCTAAGGTCGGGCAACAAGGACCTAAAATCATGATGATTGGCCATCTTGATGAAGTGGGCTTTATGGTCAGTCGCATTACGGATCATGGCTTTTTGCGCTTAAAACCGTTAGGGGGTTGGTGGGGGCACGTCATGCTGTCCCAAAGGGTTCATGTCCTGACGTCAAAAGGAGACTTAATCGGTATCATCGGCTCCAAGCCGCCGCACGCTTTGTCCATAGAGGAAAGAAAAGAAGTGGTTAAAATTGAGCATATGTTTGTGGATATTGGGGCCGGTAGTCGAGAAGAAGCGGAGGAAATGGGGGTGCAAGTGGGAGATCCGATCACAACCATCTGTCCATTCGAGGTGATGGGCAACCCAAAGCATCTGCTATCGCGTACGTGGGATAATAGAGCGGGATGTTATGTGGCCATTAAAGTGTTACAACGTTTAAAAGCGGAACAAGACGCGTTACCGAACCAAGTGTTTGCCGGTGCGAGTGTGCAAGAAGAAGTCGGTTTACGTGGAGCTGGTACTTTGACACATAAGGTCAACCCAGATATCGGTTTCGCGTTAGACGTCGGCGTCGCGGGCGACACGCCAGGCATGAAAGAAAAGGACAGTAACACAAAATTAGGAGACGGACCGTTAATCGGTTTCTTAGATCGGAGCATGATCCCGCACCGACCGCTGCGTGATTTTGTCGTTGATATTGCAAAATCAAACGATATACCTTACCAAATTGAGATTATGGAAGGCGGGGGGACAGACGCAGGTCGTATCCATACCACATTGGAAGGTGTCCCATCCTTAGTTGTGAGTGTGCCTTCACGGTATATCCACAGTCATGTTTCGGTCGTTCATCGAGACGATTTAGACCATGCCGTAGAGCTTCTCGTACAAGTGGCGAAGCAATTAGATGCAACAGCTGTAGAAAAAATAAAAGGTCTCTAA